In the genome of Theropithecus gelada isolate Dixy chromosome 19, Tgel_1.0, whole genome shotgun sequence, the window TGTCCCCAGTGGGAGGTACCATTGGAGAGagacacattttgtttttttgagacaggatccggctctgtcacccaggttggagtgccgtggtgtgatcatggctcactgcaacctctgcctcccgggctcaagcgattctcctgcctcagcctcctgagtagctgggactacaggcgcacaacaCTGTGCACAGCTTCCTTATAAGATTTTGAAATGGTGAAAAGTTTCCCAAAGGACAGTGGTCCAAGGAGATCTTTGGAACACTTTGGCCATCATCATTGACTCAAGGGTGACTTACTGAGTCTAGACCTGTCCTCCCTCTATCGACATTTCCCCCGATGGACCCACaatgcaatcccagaactttgggaggtcgaagcaggaggatgacttgagcccaggattcgagaccagcctgggcaacatggtgagacctcgtctctacaaaaaatacaaaaattgacagTGGACACCAGGACTCCAAGATGGCGTCAGTTGTACCAGTGAAGGACAAGAAACTTCTGGAGGTCAAACTGGGGGAGCTGCCAAGCTGGATCTTGATGTGGGACTTCAGCCCTAGTGGCATTTTCAGAGCATTTCGAAGAGGTTACTACCAGTACTACAACAAGTACATTGACGTGAGGAAGGGGAGCATCTCGGGGATTACCATGGTGCTGGCATGCTACGTGCTCTTCAACTACTGCCTTTCCTACAAGCATCTCAAGCACGAGCGGCTCCGCAAATACCACTGAAGAGGACACACTCTGCACCATCCCCTGACCCCATGACCTTGGCCCAAGCCCCTCCGTGAGGAACACAATCTCGATCGTTGCTGAATCCTTTCATGTCCTAATGGGAATTAACCTCCAAATAAAAGATGAccggtaaaaaataaaaattaaaaaaatatacaaaaattggccaggcgcagtggctcacacctgtaatcccagcactctgggaggctgagacgggtgaatcacgaggtcgagagatcaagatcatcctggccaacatggtgaaaccccgtctctgctaaaaatacaaaaa includes:
- the LOC112612967 gene encoding ATP synthase subunit f, mitochondrial-like isoform X2; protein product: MASVVPVKDKKLLEVKLGELPSWILMWDFSPSGIFRAFRREHERLRKYH
- the LOC112612967 gene encoding ATP synthase subunit f, mitochondrial-like isoform X1 encodes the protein MASVVPVKDKKLLEVKLGELPSWILMWDFSPSGIFRAFRRGYYQYYNKYIDVRKGSISGITMVLACYVLFNYCLSYKHLKHERLRKYH